In Oryzias latipes chromosome 19, ASM223467v1, the genomic stretch AAGCTGAGGCTGCGGACCAAAACGAGGAGTACCAAGCAATGGATGAGGACTCCAAGAGTGACATCAGCAATGCCACCAGTGGAGACCTGGACAGCATTAGCGGGTTCGGGAGCCACAGGACCagcatcaatgaaatgcacagAGGGAGCACCCATCAGAAGGCACTGGAACGTGGCAGGAAGGACCGCAGAGAGAGCAAGATggaaggagaggaagaggaggatgaaggggAGCTGGCAGAAGAGTCACTGAGGAAGGAGGCCATGAAGGTGCTGTGTAATGTGGTGTACAACAGCACCTGGGCACAGGAGAGGTTCAGTGCTCTGAGGTAGGAGGTTTCAGAAATGGTcttcatgacatcatcaagtcatttgtttaatttaacaaaCTCCCAGACTTCTATTTCTTCTGTCAGCCTTATGAATGGTCTTATTGAGCGCATATCCTCCAGCGTCAACTGGTCGTCTCCCTCCAGTGTTCAATTTTATGAGCTTCGCCTCATGTTCCTCATCACAGCACTGAGGCCTGAGCTCAACAACCAACTCCAGAAGGTGGTGCAACCTGAAAAAACCCACATGCTCTCTGTGAGGCCTTTTTTCTCCCCCAACACATGACATCTTCCTGCCCCTCACTCTGCGTTTTCCTCCTGCAGGTCGGAGGGGTGTCCATCCTTACGGCAGCCTTGGAGAGCACTCTGGAGGTGCAGTGGAAGGAGCCGTACGAGTGTGTGCTGGACCCGGCGGCACCACCAATTTCTCCAGAAGCCTCACAGCGCATCATAGAAATCCTCAAAATCCTCTTTAATATCACTTACAGCAACCACAGGCAGGAGCCTGGTGAGGTCAGTGAGTCATAAGGCATCTCTTTATCATTGATATCGCCTGCTAATCTTCTAAAAAATAATGCTGCGCTTAATAAATGACAATTCTAAGAGTGAGATAGGAGGAAAACAAGTTGTTTTCTTCTCCTTAGGATGATGCAGCTCTTTATCGCCACTTGGTGGCCATTATGCGTCTCTGCCTGTTGAGGAAATGCATGATGGCAGATGACACAGATGAACTACAAGGGTAAATATGACatcaattattttcatttttaattttattttgtattgtatgtttttaaacaaagttttgtGCCACATAAAAACAATGGTCTGTTCTCTGTTCAGCGCTCTCagtattatttttctcttttgatgGTCTTGCATCTGCTTTCAGCTTTTAAGAATCACATTTCTTACACTCTAATTATCACTTTTACTAAACTTTTTTAATGATGCCTGCACTGATATGTGCATGGAAGCTTAACCGACTCTGTGGTAATCTCCTCTCAACCCCACAGTCACACAGTCAACCTGCTGACTGCGCTGCCTCTCCAGTGTCTGGATGTTCTCCTCTCTGTGCCTCTGACTCCAGACTCTGAGCAAAGTCAGGGTGTCAACATGGACTGTGTCCACACCCTGCTGCTCTTCATGGAGCACCGCCTGGAGTCAGTAAGGATGATAGCAATATGGGATCCATCCTTAAGAATAACAGAGCCTCTCTTTTATAGaattaaaggtgttttttttcccttctcttCACCAGGGGGATAAAATCAAAGAGAAACTGACACCTATCCTCAACCTGCTGACGGAGAGCTGCAGGGCTCACAGGGAAACACGGCTCTACATCAGGAAACATGTAGGATTTGTCACTCACACCCAACCTCATGTTATACTTTTGCTGTATTACTTAACccatgtgttgtgttgtgtgtaaaaagAGACCCACTACCCTGTTTaggtgtagaaaaaaacaccttaatcTACCTTTTTCCAATTTGAAATTGTATGACTTTTCCTAAACGGGtttcatcattagaaaaagggatattttgcttttgtttatgtTTCCACATGTACCACATGTAACTAAGACTATACCTATGGGTCATTTTTGACCCGTGAATTGTTAAAGCTCAACAGCCACACACAAACTCTCTCTAATTCACAGATAGaaacacttacacacacacctGAGGCTGCAGGTGGGTCGGTCAGAGGTAAAAAGGTTTTAGTTCTGCCCCTGAAAAAAGGATGGCAAGGTACATGCCATTCTTGTGAGAAATACAGCTACAAAGCCCATTCTCACATTTGTGATGAATAGTTGATATCGAAAAATTTTTACCAAGTCAAAGCAACaatttgttgttcttttgtgtgttaCTTTTATAGTTTACTTCCTTAAGAAATGCgataaatggcatatacttatatagcgttTTACCAGCTTCTTAGAAGgccacagtcccattcatcgtttcacacacactgatgtcAGCTCCACTGGGGAACACCTGGAGCAATGCCGGGTTATTCACCTATCAAAGAttatttcagctctgtgtttccTCTAAATGCTACTGAGGATTTGATGTTTCCTGATCTGCTTATTTTGGTTTTGAGATGCTAGTTTTCCTGCAGATTTGCAGATGGTTTTGCAATTTCAAGTAAAACTTGAATCAATTATGTGTCCTGCTCATCAGATCCTGCCTCCTCTGAGAGATGTATCCCACAAACCGGAAGAGGGCAACACAGTGAAGAGTCGTCTCATTCGCCTCATGACTCACCTGGACACGGACCTGAAACACTGCGCTGCTGACCTTATCTTTGTCCTCTGCAAGGAAAACGGTAAATATAACCCATCCTCCAACAGAAATTGCTCTATCAGCTTAAAGTgtgcttttatttactttttttttttttttttacacagtgaGGCGTTTTGTCAAGTACACAGGCTACGGTAATGCAGCCGGCTTGCTGGCCACCAGAGGCCTGCTGGGGGGTCAGGGTGTCAGGAACTACAGCAGCAGCGCCCAGTACTCCAGTGACTCGGATTCAGACACAGAGGAGTACCGGCAGGTCAGAGACCGCATCAACCCGGTGACGGGACGCATGGAGGTACCGCAGCCGGACCCCATGGAGGGgatgacagaggaggagaaggaagaggaggcCAAGAGACTGATAACACTTTTCAGCAAGCTGTCCAGGTCAGGAAATCACACACATAAATGTGATGACATTTGAGATAAACCTCCATAAAAACAACCCAAGAAAAAGTCAATTTATAGCAGACTTAAGTGCAAAAGAGTCCTCGTTTTATGATACATGTGTCTTTTCCACTTCTGCATGCAGAGATGACATCATCCAGCCAATGGGAGTGGATGAAGAAGGCAAACTTGTCCCCCTGCAAGGAGTCGGAGAGAATCCCATGACTGAGGATGCAAAGACTGAAACAGAGACGGACGAGGGGGCAGAGAAAGAACATATGGACTGAAACTTGGGATTCGCTTGAGTCATTCTCAGATAACATCCAAGTATTTAAGTTTATCAGTGCATAACTGTGTACAATCTTGTAGTATTCTGTTTGACcccagaaaaaagaagaaaaaaaaggctcacaTCTTTCAGACTTCGTGActttatttcaataaaagatCCAGATGGTAAAACAGAACGCAGCTTTCACATTGGTTTCACTTACAAGTTATTATAATGTAGTTGCTAATAACCAattgattttattattatactaTGTGTCTCAATAAAGGTTTCATATCTGGAAATAAAAAGTAGCTTTTTTCATTATGTGCCACATGAGGTGCATCGTTCATTCATGATATCTGCAGAGCATCCAGTATATTTTTAAACCTACTGCGTCTGGGAGGTGCATGCTGCAGTGCGTAGTGGCTGATTCCAGATGTTCTTGCATCTGCATCTCTCACTTTTAACAGGATTTGGTTGAGACGCAACATTTGAGTTTTAAGCATTCATCTCCTTTCTACCTTAATCAAGATCAATGCTGCTGCTCCTCATTCAAAATACATGCACATTTAAAGGGAACAGTTTGGTACAATAGCAATATCTGTGCAGCAAATATAATAATTGCTATAATAACTTGCagtttttgattcattttaaatagtttttgaaGACATAAATACTTTACTCTGTAGTGCAAGAATTGTAAAGAAACTTGATCGGCGAAATTTCTGCAGCAACTTCAATTCATAACAAAGAACTAttccaaactttaaaaaacgtATTAAAATGTTATGCTAATATTCAAAACATAgaattaaaaaagctaaaaattgtAAAGTACCTCATTATTCAATAAAATTACAGTTAAATTCGACgatcataaaaatgtgaattatgGAATCAAAAGATTAAATGTTCAGAAGAAAATTTTTCCAATCTGCTTTcccattaataaaaaaaaaagggaagatgGGGTCTTTCTGCAGACACAGTGTCAGCATAGATCCATCATCTCCCCCAGTGACTCCTGCAGTTCTACTGACTGCAGGGAGGAGGCGCCACCTTCAACCGCTATATTCTTTAGTATCTCCAGCGAAGTCAAGACCAcctgaaatacaaaaacaaatgaatatataaataaatacagaaaacacAACCATGAAAACCACAGAAGTGAAATGAAATAAGAACCAAAACTGATGGAAATAGATCAAATCTGAGACATATTGCAACTGGTAAAGTTTGGATTTATTTCTGATAACCTGTTCAAACCGGTAGTACTGCCCATTAACCATTTCTACTGCTTAGATTTATTAATTACAAGTAAAAGTGTTGCTCCATGTATTATTTTATAGCAATATCACCTCAATTGTGATTAGTTTCTTCGTCCAAGGTCTGTTTTGTGGGTCTGGCCACTTCTCCCCCAGACAGAAGAACAAGGAGCATGGGGGGCAGTCACCTCCTTTGCTAAAGTTTATTATTCCTAAAGGGAAGATTCAGATTATTTTTTCTAGCAAAAGGCTTCCACACACATGACACCTTTTCTATTGCACCTTTATCTTACCTTGCAAGAAGTCCTTAAAGTGGAAAAGTGTAGCAGGATTCAGCTTGGACACCTCTTGGGGTGTTTTGCTGGTGTCGAATTTGGAAAAGCTCCAAAACACTTTGGTGTCACCCCGTCGGCAGCCGTAGACCAAGTGACCGGACACGCCCACTTCCAGGCCGTCACCTAGAGTGTTCAAAATCCTTTGGGTGAGATTAGCTTGCACTTGATCCAGCATATTTCCAGGTCCTGGCAGAGAGACCAGGCTGGGGCCGTTCTGAACGTCCAAAACCGAATCCAAGAGCTCAGGCCTgatgttggggaaaaaaaagctgaataaGAAAACTAACAGATTGTGTTTGTGACAAATTACCACAGAGACCAACACATTTTCTCTGAGCAAATCAACTATATGAACACAAACTATGTTCAACTGGAAAACAGCGTGTTTTATTAAACGACACTGAATAATGAGTTGATTTAAGGTGGACTGAGGACTATTTGCTTATCACTGTCAGCCATGTTTGCTTGAATATAACATCATTTCACTGCTTACCTGTAGACTAAGCGGAATCCAGCTTCATTCTCTACTAGCTTCTCAGACACCTTCACTCCTCTGTAGTACATCAGTATCCTGAATTGAGTCTCTTAAGAATTCAGAAACAGGAAATTACAATCAATGTTCTCAAAGTTTACCATTTGATGATCAAACGAAGGACTCTACGTTTGAATGGTCTGAGGCATTTCTAAGAGCGCCTCCCAACTTACTGATGCTATTTCCATCTTGAGTCCTGTGCATTGTATCCATGAAGAGTGCAGTGGCCTCATCACCATCAACCCCTCCCTCAGCTCTACTCGGTGGACATGCTGGTTGCTCAGGCAACCCAGTTTCACCGGCTGCACCCACAAACATTACTGGATCCTGCTGTTGCCCGGGCAACGGGGGTCCACCAATCAGGGCGTGATTCTGCAGCTGTTGTTGCTCAGGAGGAGGCTCGAATCCTGTGATTCCTTCTGTGTTAGAGAGAAAGTTAGGCTGCCTGTTGGAAAGTACAGAGGATGCTCTCTGTTTGCTGCTCATGCTGAAGTGCCGATGACACTACCTGCTTCAGAGTCGATGTTCAGGCCCCTCAGACACTCCTGAAGGATATCCTCACCGGCTATGCAGCCTGAAGTCAAATATTGATGAGTTAGGAGATATATCCAACtgtttttattatctttaattgtcttcttttaatcttttacAACATAAAATGAATCCTTTAAAAACTTCAGTACCTGGTATTAAATCTTCTATAGGAAGGTAAAGAGCATCCTCTGTGAAGTCGACCAATTGGTTCTGAGAATCACAAGTACACCTTTAGGCAAGTCTGTGTACAGTCATGTTACAGTcgggctgtgtccaaattcactCACTACTACCCCTAACGCAactcagacaccatgctcattacctttttttttttttttgatgacaaACATGAGGTCACCCATTTGCCAAAGTAAAAACGTAGTTAATAGGAACATTTtgcaaagactatttatgaatccacaatgatctgatgatgaaaacttgtatgatttattaaaaaaatgtaaatacatttttaccaaaaacatgcttcataggttaattggttactctaacttgtggtgtgaatgtgagtgtgcatgggtgagtGATTGTGGCCccgcgacagactggtgacctgtccaggatgtccccaggCAGCCCCGTGACCGCGAATAGGGACAAAACGGCTTAcaagatgaacatttttaccaagtgacaaatcatttaaaagcaatgcattgtggtctatatttgctaaTCTAGTGAGCACACTATGCACACTACATTTTCGCAGAAACTTCTGGGAagtttccagggcactggaatTTGGAATTAGAGTTTCGTACACCCCTACAAAATGACGACATAGCGCACTATGTGgtgagtagtgagggaattcggacacaacctcaGTTTTTACCTTTTGTGTTTACTTACGTCTACGACAATAAAGTTGTTGTAGACGTTATTGTCAGTTTGTTCTTGGGATCCAGCAGCAAAACAAGCTGTAAGACAGAAAACGTCGTTTTTCTTCTTACCATTTATCATGTCTTTAATCCTTATTTCCAGTCAGAATGCCCCTGTTTTCATTATTCCTCTGTAAActccccactctgatcatcttttgatttattttctaaatggtCTTTTACTTAGGATTACAACGTTGTTAGCCAAATTAtcatttttctaggacatggtttctgcagagcggcagtcgttcatcagaaattcacctctcaaTTGTTGGTGGGACCACCCCCacatcccgtcatccatctgtttacacgctagcttatagcccctcgcatccccaacctaacattatcggtgcaacaatATTGgagagaaatattggagctttccagtcgtacagttttgagccagacgccTATGGAagtgattctgtagcataattaaaaataaatgtcaaaaccagaaatgctttttcattttcaaaatgaagctgcatttgttgactcaaaattaaaaagaaaagcaatccgccaaaccgctttttatttttcttcttcaacatcgcttcttctgtcacttaattaaagtGATAATgtaaatggtatttgacatttcattttcaaaaggttctctgGAAAATGTGGAGcgaaattcatttagaaatgtctaatttgacaattaaaatggattaacagaaatgctttttcattttcaaaatgtaactccatcaaatgactcaaaattaaaatgcaattcttcaaaatgctttgtcattttcttctttactatcgcttattctgtgacataattaaagtgaaaatgcaaagaggggattgcgtTTTCAAATTCACCACGCAAAatctgtagcaaaattcaataccagtcagcatttccagggggggaggtggggcgatgacgtcagtgctcactGTTCTTCTGCGCTCTTTGCCCTCcaggcagtgttgccagattgggcggttttggttctaaatttgctgGTAAAATGGCTTTAGGTGGGTAGGCAAAATTTAGATGATTTTAGGGTCGGTTTGGCATTTCTTATTTTCTCATGAAAATATATTACCGGActgtgtggctgttggagttctgcGAAGCTTCCATGTACTGgagctccgtgaacgcaccaggccgagtgtgggaggagctaccagctaatgtttttagccggatcgctacatggagcggtgtctgtgtcgCTCACTATCTCACTTACagtgcatggtagacacggagaatgtggagagatcaggtttatttattaaaaagattTCTACATGGCAATCATGTTTCCGTGTTCGAGTTCATCTCAGAGATTCtcccagagagtctctgcttcagcttccAGGCATGACGGCCGCTGCAGGCGGCGGTTTTTCCTCTCTCTCACTGACCGAGTCTGAAAACTTGCTGTTCTGCGTTAAcccgagaggggaaaaaaataaaaccagatttATAATTActgtttcaaagaaaataaaaaaatcataagattCAAGAGAAAGGTTTAGGATCAGGCTAATATACGtgtcaacaacaacatttagcgtCTGATGCATTTAAACTCCGTACTGCGGGCATAATGccacaatgtgcatcttggctgtaaATATGTGGGGAAAAACTTccgcctttattttgtctggacacgattgaaaacacaaattcacatgagtgcacggtttctcaggagtGCCCGAAGCACACTTCCGCCTTCAAAAGCCGCCACAAAGCTACTCCTCTGCTCAGACACTCGGTTCTCACAGGAGACACGGTCACACTAAGGCTCCGAATCGTCCTCCGGAGCGTTGAACGTTACAAATCAACCTTCACTTCCCTTCACACAAACACGAAGACTCCGGCTGCGCTGATCAGACATGCTTTGCTTGTGCAGAGCATGTAGCCACACCGagtgagcactgacgtcatcgccccgcctcccccatggaaatgctgactggtattgaattttgctacagatTTTGCTTGGTGAATTTGAAaacgcaaatgcaatcccctctttacattttcactttaattatgacacagaataagcggtttttaagtagaaattaaaaaagcattttgaagtattgctttttcattttcattttgagtcaacaaatgcagcttcattttgaaaataaaaaacatttctggttttgacttttatttttaattatgctacagaatcgcttccatagatcccagctcagatgaggaaaacgaagacatgGATCTATGtttttgcaagtggatgcatccggatggagcggagcagggagcttgtggcccacccagaaTATTTTCTGCGTGACAAATACAACCATTatcaaactgatttttatgatAAAAGACCTTTTAAATCTAGCAAATATGAGGAAGAAAACAGCAATAATGCATATAACACTCAGAATAACCCTTTTTTCTTGTATTGCTTTCCCTATTTAGATCCTTACCACGTGAAGAAGACTCTTCTGGCCAGCGATATATTTTATGGGGGTTAgcattgtcatttttgttgtctGACACCATTGTGAAGCCCTTAACTCTAAGAGCGCTGCGAAAGTTTCTTTTCCAGTGTGAGGGATCTCCCTGAGCTCGACCGTTGCCGCTCACCTCAGCCCAAGCCTAAATGCACACAAAGACAGATTAACGTGCTTAAATAATGAATTATCCTATGCGCAATAATATACTGCCCGCTGAAATCCAACCTTAAAGATGAGAACATCCGTGTCGGAGGAATCCCCTCTCAGACCGTGTTTCCATGGGATTGAGAACTCTGTTTTCTCTGCGTTTGTCCAGGCAACACCTTGATATTCAGCGTTTTCAATTTTGGCCCACAGCCAAGGCATCAGGAGAGGTTTAGGGTGAGCCATTTCTACAAGAAGATAtgataaaagctcaaaaactgaCCACAATATCAGATAGAAGGAATTCCTTGTTTATGTCTATGTTCTAACATCTAAGTGTAAAACACTGGCATTATATgacaaagaaatacaaggaaaacATAGAACCATGCAAAATAGGAAATCATGATGATTATAATACaaattatttgaattatttcaagATTTCATGCATTTTATGAACCAAGCAGAGGAAAATAGTACACATTTATAAATATTGActtaaaaactttgaaaacacgTATGGTTCTCCAACATTCCTTACTCTGAGGGgcacacaattttaaaatactaatttaaTGCCATTGAttcagtaaatgcatcagacTTACTTACGAAGTAAAGAAGTCAGAAAAGAGGAAGTAATTCAATCACAACAATACACTTCatttaaactaaataaagacTATAACAGCTGATAAAAGTAACAACTTCTCGATTTTCTTGAAGAAATGTCCCTGGAGGACTTATAATTgattgtaaaatgttttctatgtCCGTATGAAGTCCAGAAAAGTAATAGTTCCTCTCGTACCTGTTCAGTGTTGGTGCAGCTGCCGATATGACTGTCTGCAGCTGTTGACGCGGTCAGATTTCTACTGTCACTCAATGTGAGCACGAACAAGCCAGTATTTAAATGACAGACTCCTTTTATGCTGTCatgcttttaacttttttttcatcgCAGCCGTTTATTCTCGGGAAACTCCGATTCTTCGGTTTCGTTTTCCCGACGTGACGTCAGACATGCTTCGGGCACTGCGCAAGCGCACAAATGAGTATGGCTGTTCCTGGACCTGGACGTCCACTGTGAAgaattatttattgaaaaatatgaTTTGCATTATCGGTGAAGCCACTTTTTTCTCCCCATCTTTTTAAGTTTGTGATGAATAGTAATGGACtctataattttgtttgacttctatcatttattgttttcttccttTGTCAAATTTGGTCTGTTATTGTATCGTcaattttgttaataaagtttttcttaaaTACTGTTAGGCATAAAAACAATCAAGTTATACTTGAGTACTATAAAAACCACTATTGCCTATGTTAAACTATTTTGTTAAAACTTAATTAATTTCCTGTATtagcttttaaacatttaactgTCAAATCTATCAAGCTTTACCTTCTGGCCCTGTAAACTCAAAAGTCACAACtatttaaccctcctgttatgttcgtTTGTGAGgcacagagatgatgttcctgggtcaatttgacccggtgaaggttttattaattaaaagatgtctgaaacccaaaaaatcctaaaaagcagtgtgaatataTCATCACTTACTCCATTACcaattattctttcaaaaaccTAGTGAAATGGTGTACCTTACctctaacaggaagtggttcaattattaaataattcattcgtttttcttaaaaatacacatgttctaactttttttgaatttttcactactgtattacttttgaaagactaCCATATAAAATACtatagttttacataacattgaaacataatcttgaaattttgttttacatacatgcactgtgaaccagaaaaaaacaaaatcacaatacaacagacaagcaatcgcaatatgaagttgtgtgtgtgtgtacatatacacagcacaagagtgaccagtcatcacactgtgctttgtgcaaattaattctgcacatttcgcacaggtcatgcttgtcttgacccccccggccgtccccccaactccgtctggatgaagctcgtctgctggactttaaatatgtagttgtagggttagataagttaattcttctctatgagttctggtaaatcccctgtccgtcctgggggaggatgcctccttcatgtgggcacccctgaggtttctttgttttttccggaatccgtttttttccaggagtttttccttactgtgattttatgttttactttttcaattaccgatacgaagcccattgagacaactgttgttgtgaatttgggctatacaaatacaattgaatggaattgaattgaattgaattagattGAATGAATTGGCatggtcacatgagtcactaccatcctagtgggccctggcactgtctttattattttttctgcgGACAGGTTTTTCTGACGCATATTTGGGGATAAAGACCAATgtatttcaccattctttgatatgaatgtcttgcttggaAGACCAGGAATAAAaattccctcatctggttcaaaatcagaattattagaatcagaatttacCTCAAGATAGtcttctgatcatgatcaaTGATGACTTCCACAGCCTCCTGGACTATCATCGTTCTGCTTCTGTTGCTCATTTTCTAAAGGTCTGCCtgtgtaatgttggaaggactcccTTGAAGAGAATCTTCTATATGTTTTGCCTCTATCCTGTTGAGTGTCCACTGAAAGTGGGTTGAGTTTTCCCGCGAGAACATAAATGGTTCCTATCAAAAGTCATTACACCTaggcacctgtgtgtgtgtgggtgtgtctatgtgtgtgaatAGGGTGAActatgtctcacagctgcaaaaaAAGCAATACTACTTATAATAAGACATCCTTGtacctccagtttgactgccgggtcaatttgacccacaacataacaggagggttaagcATCCGCACCATACATGGAAATGAAACCAATTGTTCTTtgtagattttatttgtttctcaaATACAGGAGTGTTATTGTACAGAAGAACAAAGAATTTCATCAAGAACTGTACACTATttacatatctttttttttcccttttttatggaaaattagattgttttcaaaataagcCATAGTATGCACAGAcatcaaaatgataaaaatgaaatgactaTTTCCTCTTTAAATATTACTTATTTATACTCCTCCTTCCCACATGGGAAAGAAAtagttctttttctttgcacCGGCATGACGGATGATTGAACTGAAGCACAATGTTGAGTTCCCAATGTTTTCtaaccacttttttttattttttattttacacccACTGTATTTAATACAATATTTCTGTCAACGTCTGCTCTTTTGTATAGAAGGGAAGACGACTTGAATATGTGGGTTATGATTGTATACTGATCCCATGTGGGGGAacgaaataaaacacaaaataggcatttaaaaatgttaggGCAGCAAACCAGCACTTGTGAGAGCTTAAGTTAAAAACCTCctcatataaataataaaaatgcgt encodes the following:
- the LOC101155305 gene encoding synembryn-A-like, producing the protein MDVDVEGIIQCIKQGDENGVQIQLQEFNKQYAQCFFFDADERERRRQRKLNEFRKNKVRDYPDSDSENEEYEQEDRGLFLRQNLAIVLVRFIQTEVKHRLLKAALRTLRILSRDKKTLGALVTDSALLTLAKLAFLTTNDTCDDVSDPDSDFYDNIIASLAEAKVQQVTTDEGEAEAADQNEEYQAMDEDSKSDISNATSGDLDSISGFGSHRTSINEMHRGSTHQKALERGRKDRRESKMEGEEEEDEGELAEESLRKEAMKVLCNVVYNSTWAQERFSALSLMNGLIERISSSVNWSSPSSVQFYELRLMFLITALRPELNNQLQKVGGVSILTAALESTLEVQWKEPYECVLDPAAPPISPEASQRIIEILKILFNITYSNHRQEPGEDDAALYRHLVAIMRLCLLRKCMMADDTDELQGHTVNLLTALPLQCLDVLLSVPLTPDSEQSQGVNMDCVHTLLLFMEHRLESGDKIKEKLTPILNLLTESCRAHRETRLYIRKHILPPLRDVSHKPEEGNTVKSRLIRLMTHLDTDLKHCAADLIFVLCKENVRRFVKYTGYGNAAGLLATRGLLGGQGVRNYSSSAQYSSDSDSDTEEYRQVRDRINPVTGRMEVPQPDPMEGMTEEEKEEEAKRLITLFSKLSRDDIIQPMGVDEEGKLVPLQGVGENPMTEDAKTETETDEGAEKEHMD
- the LOC101158892 gene encoding interferon regulatory factor 3 isoform X1 yields the protein MAHPKPLLMPWLWAKIENAEYQGVAWTNAEKTEFSIPWKHGLRGDSSDTDVLIFKAWAEVSGNGRAQGDPSHWKRNFRSALRVKGFTMVSDNKNDNANPHKIYRWPEESSSRACFAAGSQEQTDNNVYNNFIVVDNQLVDFTEDALYLPIEDLIPGCIAGEDILQECLRGLNIDSEAEGITGFEPPPEQQQLQNHALIGGPPLPGQQQDPVMFVGAAGETGLPEQPACPPSRAEGGVDGDEATALFMDTMHRTQDGNSIKTQFRILMYYRGVKVSEKLVENEAGFRLVYRPELLDSVLDVQNGPSLVSLPGPGNMLDQVQANLTQRILNTLGDGLEVGVSGHLVYGCRRGDTKVFWSFSKFDTSKTPQEVSKLNPATLFHFKDFLQGIINFSKGGDCPPCSLFFCLGEKWPDPQNRPWTKKLITIEVVLTSLEILKNIAVEGGASSLQSVELQESLGEMMDLC
- the LOC101158892 gene encoding interferon regulatory factor 3 isoform X2, translated to MAHPKPLLMPWLWAKIENAEYQGVAWTNAEKTEFSIPWKHGLRGDSSDTDVLIFKAWAEVSGNGRAQGDPSHWKRNFRSALRVKGFTMVSDNKNDNANPHKIYRWPEESSSRACFAAGSQEQTDNNVYNNFIVVDNQLVDFTEDALYLPIEDLIPGCIAGEDILQECLRGLNIDSEAGITGFEPPPEQQQLQNHALIGGPPLPGQQQDPVMFVGAAGETGLPEQPACPPSRAEGGVDGDEATALFMDTMHRTQDGNSIKTQFRILMYYRGVKVSEKLVENEAGFRLVYRPELLDSVLDVQNGPSLVSLPGPGNMLDQVQANLTQRILNTLGDGLEVGVSGHLVYGCRRGDTKVFWSFSKFDTSKTPQEVSKLNPATLFHFKDFLQGIINFSKGGDCPPCSLFFCLGEKWPDPQNRPWTKKLITIEVVLTSLEILKNIAVEGGASSLQSVELQESLGEMMDLC